The Deinococcus puniceus genome segment TGCCGCCGCCCTCAATCCCACTACTCCGGCCCACAGCGACAGCAGGTAATCTCGTTAAAAATAATCACCGCTGGCGTAAAAGCATTTCCTATGCTGAGGTAAACCCAAATGTCCATCTTCACTGAGCAGAAATTAAAACTTTTGGCCCAAAGTGCCCACCACAGCCCCCGCCTTGCAGAATGGCTGGAGCGCGTCCTTACCGAAGGGCCGGGAGATTACGACTGGATGCTGACCGCTGAAGGCTTCTATACGAATGACCAGATTCCCTTGTTTGAAAACATTCTGGCCGAAATAGAAGATCAGGGAACGATCTATCCGGCGACGTTGGTAGCCGTGCCTGTTTTATGTCAATTGCCGAAACGTTTTCCTCAGCAAGATCATTCGGTGTTGCTGGAAACACTCGATAGGCTTGAAGAAGCAAGGAGAGTCCAAAACTATGATGGGGCGGCTGTTCCTGAACCTATTCTCGCTAAATATGCCGAGGCTCTAGCTGATCTCAAGGCGAATGTGTCCAACTCCGAATCTCCCCTCTCGAACACTCTGACTTAAGCCTATGCACGAAGCCTCTATCGCCCTGTCTTTAATCGCCGTTGCCACCGAAACCATGCAGGAACACGGCGGCGGGCGAATTACGGCGCTGACGGTCAGGATTGGGCAGTGGTCAGCGGTGGTGCCCGAAGCGTTACAGGCGGCCTTTCCTGCCGCCGCCGAGGGCACGCCACTAGAGTGCGCACGCCTGAGCATCGTGCGGGTGCCGGGTGTCGGAGACTGCCCCACGCACGGCCCCGTCACGTTGGACTTGCGGCGCGGCCTGCGCTGCCCGGTCTGCGATTTGCCCACGCCCACGCTGCTTCAGGGCGATGAACTGGAATTGGACGAACTGGAACTGGACTAAAGGAGAACAATGACCATTGCCCCCCGAATCGTGACTGTGCGCCGCAACATCCTGAAGGACAATGACCGCGTAGCCGCCGAAAACCGCCACACGTTTCAGGCAGCGGGCGTGCGGGCCATCAATCTGGTCTCTAGCCCCGGCGCAGGCAAAACGGCGCTGCTGGAACGGACGTTGCAAGACCTTCGAGGGCAAGTAAGCATGGCGGTGGCAGTAGGCGACCTCGCCACCGACAACGATGCGGCCCGGCTGAGGCAGTGGGGCGCTCAGGCCGAACAGATCGTAACGGGCACCATTTGCCACCTCGACGCCAGCATGGTGCAGCAGGTGTTGCCGCGCTTCGATTTGGCCCCGCTGGACGTGTTGTTTCTAGAAAATGTGGGCAATCTGGTCTGCCCCAGTTCCTACGATCTGGGCGAGGCAGCAAGAGTGGTGCTGATTTCCACCACCGAGGGCGAAGACAAGCCGCTGAAATATCCGACGATGTTCAATACCGCCGACGTAGTGGTGATTACCAAAATGGACATTGCCGAGGCGGTGGAATTTGACCTGAACCTCTGCCGCGAGAACATAGACCGCGCCCGGCCCGGCGTGCGGGTGATCGAACTGAGCAGCAAACGCGGCGTGGGGCTAGAGCCTTGGTTCGGATTCGTGCGGGGCGAGTTGCCCTGACCCGCCTGACCGGATTACGGCGGAAGGTGTTGGCGAGCGAGCAGACCAAATCGGTGGCAGCCTCAGCCCACACCGTTGCCGTACCCATGACGGCCCTAGACCGCCGCCGGGTGCGCCGCCGCCTGACTGCGCCAAACGGGGTAGAACTGAAATTGGCCTTCCCCACTGGCACGGTCTTGGTTCCCGGCAGCGTGCTGGACAGCATTGACGGCTTGACCTACGTGGTGGCTGCCGCGCCGGAAGATGTGGCCGCCGTCGCGCCGCGCAGCATGAGTGAGGCCGCCAAAGTCGCCCACGCGGTAGGCAACCTGCACCGCGACTTCGTGGAAGATCAGGGTGTGTTTTTGGTGCTGTGGGACGCGCCGATAGAACTCCTGCTGACCCGGCTGGGCGTGCCATTTTCCCGCCAGACCCGGCCTTTTTTGGGGCGCAGCACTTGGGAGCATGAATCTTGAGCCTGCCCACCCTTGCACTCCTCCGCCTGCTGCAACTCTCCGATTCGGCCTTTCCCACCGGGGCGTATGCCTTCAGCGACGGCCTAGAAACCCTGACGGTGCGCGGAGAGGTTCGCACGGCCACAGACCTCAGCGCCTTCTTGTGCGGGCAATTGGCACATGGCTGGGGCAGGCAAGACGCGCCCGCTTGTGCGCTGGCTTGGGCCGCGACACCCACTGAGTTAACTGATTTGGACACTCTCCTCACTGATCTGAAGCTGGTACAGGGGCCACGTGAGGCCAGCCTGCGCGTCGGGGCCAACCTGCGCCGCGCCGCGCTGCATCTCTGGCCGCAGGAATTGGCCGATTTGCCCACCACGCGCCACCACGCCACCAGTTTTGGAGTCATTGCTGCCGCGCTGGGCGTGGCTCAGGCCGATGCGGTGGGCGCGTATGTGAGCGCGTGGCTGCTGGGGCGCGTCACCTCGGCCACCCGGCTGATGAAACTGGGTGGGCTGGAGGCACAACGGGCCGCACGACTGGCAGAGGACGCGGCGCAAACGTGCGTTGAGGCCGCGCTGCACGCCACGCCTGATGATTTGGGCGGTTTCTCCCCACTGCTGGATATGGCCGCCCACGAGCAGGCGGGGCTAGAAAGTCGGCTGTTTCAGACTTGAGGGCGCAAGCCTCAGCGCACGTAAAACGGCGGCGGCTCGATTCCCAGTGCCCGCAGATACACGTAGCCCTGCCCCCGGTGATGCACTTCGTTGTCGATCTGATACAGCAAAAACCGCATGGGCGATCCCCGCCCCCACGCCATGTCCTGTTCGGTGGCGAG includes the following:
- a CDS encoding hydrogenase maturation nickel metallochaperone HypA/HybF is translated as MHEASIALSLIAVATETMQEHGGGRITALTVRIGQWSAVVPEALQAAFPAAAEGTPLECARLSIVRVPGVGDCPTHGPVTLDLRRGLRCPVCDLPTPTLLQGDELELDELELD
- the hypB gene encoding hydrogenase nickel incorporation protein HypB translates to MTIAPRIVTVRRNILKDNDRVAAENRHTFQAAGVRAINLVSSPGAGKTALLERTLQDLRGQVSMAVAVGDLATDNDAARLRQWGAQAEQIVTGTICHLDASMVQQVLPRFDLAPLDVLFLENVGNLVCPSSYDLGEAARVVLISTTEGEDKPLKYPTMFNTADVVVITKMDIAEAVEFDLNLCRENIDRARPGVRVIELSSKRGVGLEPWFGFVRGELP
- the ureE gene encoding urease accessory protein UreE produces the protein MVRIRAGRVALTRLTGLRRKVLASEQTKSVAASAHTVAVPMTALDRRRVRRRLTAPNGVELKLAFPTGTVLVPGSVLDSIDGLTYVVAAAPEDVAAVAPRSMSEAAKVAHAVGNLHRDFVEDQGVFLVLWDAPIELLLTRLGVPFSRQTRPFLGRSTWEHES
- a CDS encoding urease accessory protein UreF, which translates into the protein MSLPTLALLRLLQLSDSAFPTGAYAFSDGLETLTVRGEVRTATDLSAFLCGQLAHGWGRQDAPACALAWAATPTELTDLDTLLTDLKLVQGPREASLRVGANLRRAALHLWPQELADLPTTRHHATSFGVIAAALGVAQADAVGAYVSAWLLGRVTSATRLMKLGGLEAQRAARLAEDAAQTCVEAALHATPDDLGGFSPLLDMAAHEQAGLESRLFQT